From Pseudomonas sp. stari2:
CCAAACAGCACTTGCCAAGCAAGAAGGTTTTCAAGATGTCCAACAGTATGGGTATTGCCAGCGCTTTCGTTTTGTCCTCATTGATCCTGTCGCCGATGGCGATGGCTGAAGAATCGCAGTCGTTCGTAGCGCAGAATGCCGCTCGCGCTCACGCATTCGAACAGCATCAGGCAGAAGTGATGGCCAAGGCTCAAGACGCCACGCAAGCCCCTCAGGCCGCAACTTCCCAGACTCAGGCAACCGAGAAAGACAGCTGAGTCACGCACAGCGCAGTTTCCCTCGACGCGGTTGTTTGGCTCTTCCCGTTCAACCGTCGTCCTTCCAGGCCACTGATTTTCAGTGGCCTTTTTTCGTTGTGGTGTGAAAGCGGTCCGGTTCGTCTCTTACCATTAGAAACATCCCGCACCTCAAGACATTGAAGTGTCAGTTGACCCAAGGAGCTTTACCGCAAGTGCGTTACCCAGTCCGCTTCACCCCGCTGTTCATTGCAATCGCCGCAACGATTGCTCCTGCCGCCCACGCCGCTGAAACCGATAAGGAAGGTTTTGTCGAAGGCTCGAGCCTCAACCTCAACGCCCGCAACTACTACATGAATCGCAACCGCCTACAGAAAGCGGACGACAACATCGAGTGGGGCCAGGGTTTCCTCGGCAAATTCCAGTCGGGCTACACCGAAGGCACGGTCGGCTTTGGTATCGATGCCCACGCCATGCTCGGTCTGAAACTCGACGGTGGTGGCGGCACGGACAACTCCAGCATCCTGCCGGTCAGCGACGGCAACGGCAAAGCGCCGGGCTCGTTCTCCACCGCGGGCGGCACCTTGAAAATGCGCGCGTTCGATACCGAACTGAAGGCCGGTGACCTGTTCCTCACCAACCCGGTGATCGCTGGCGGCGAAAGCCGCATGCTGCCGCAGACCTTCCGTGGCGTCAGCCTGACCAACCACAGCTTCGACGGGTGGATGATCGAAGGTGGCCAGGCCAGCTTCACCAAACCGTACAACCAGAGCGGCCACAAACACATCGGCACCTCGTACGGCACCCTCGCCGAGGGCGATAAAAGCCAGCACCTGAACTGGGCCGGCGTTGCCTGGAGCGGCGTCGAAGGCCTGACCAGCAACCTGTACGCCGCCGAGCTGAAGGACATCTGGAACCAGTACTACTACGACCTGGACTACACCTGGGCGCTGAATGATCTGGTGACCCTCAATCCGGGCCTGCACTTCTATCACACCCAAGACACCGGCGACGCGCTGCTGGGCAACATCGACAACAACACCTACAGCCTGCATTTCACCGTGGGTATCGGCAGCCACAGCGTCACCGCCGCGTACCAGCGGGTCAACGGCAACACGCCGTTCGACTACATCAGCCAGGGCGACAGCATCTACCTCGACAACTCCCAGCAATACTCGGATTTCAACGGCCCGAACGAGCGCTCGTGGAAACTCAAGTACGCCTACGACTTCGCAGGCGTCGGCCTGCCGGGCCTGACCTCGGCGGTGTCTTACTCGCGCGGTACACTGGACCTGACCAAAGTCGACCCGGACAGCAAGGGCTACGCCTCGTGGTACAGCGCCGAAGGTCGCAACGCCAAGCACTGGGAACGCGACATCGACCTCAAGTACGTGGTGCAGAGCGGCCAGGCCAAAGATCTTGCGGTGCGCCTGCAATGGGCCACCAACCGCGGCGGCAACGGTTACGGCGCGCTGGACACCGACACAGATGAATACCGAGTGATCATCGACTACCCGATCAACGTCTTCTAAGA
This genomic window contains:
- a CDS encoding OprD family porin — its product is MRYPVRFTPLFIAIAATIAPAAHAAETDKEGFVEGSSLNLNARNYYMNRNRLQKADDNIEWGQGFLGKFQSGYTEGTVGFGIDAHAMLGLKLDGGGGTDNSSILPVSDGNGKAPGSFSTAGGTLKMRAFDTELKAGDLFLTNPVIAGGESRMLPQTFRGVSLTNHSFDGWMIEGGQASFTKPYNQSGHKHIGTSYGTLAEGDKSQHLNWAGVAWSGVEGLTSNLYAAELKDIWNQYYYDLDYTWALNDLVTLNPGLHFYHTQDTGDALLGNIDNNTYSLHFTVGIGSHSVTAAYQRVNGNTPFDYISQGDSIYLDNSQQYSDFNGPNERSWKLKYAYDFAGVGLPGLTSAVSYSRGTLDLTKVDPDSKGYASWYSAEGRNAKHWERDIDLKYVVQSGQAKDLAVRLQWATNRGGNGYGALDTDTDEYRVIIDYPINVF